In one Novosphingopyxis iocasae genomic region, the following are encoded:
- a CDS encoding pseudouridine synthase → MNDGRKRNSGDGPRGPAKRDGKDAPRRSPKRGTKASGKAAQKAAVQLGPREKAEWSPLGGAGGPLDKTKDEQRIAKLMARAGVASRREVERMIADGRVALNGQILETPATLLKNLDGVTVDGKPVGEPEVARLFAYHKPSGLLTAARDPGGRPTIYDRLPPNLPRVMPVGRLDLNTEGLLLLTNDGELKRLMELPKTGIERTYRARAFGDISQEQLEDLIDGVEVDGMRYGKIDANLERRTGRNQWIEMTLTEGKNREVRKVLEHLGLQVSRLIRTRYGPFTIGDLQPGDVSEIKRGDLERFVKELG, encoded by the coding sequence ATGAACGATGGACGCAAGCGAAATAGCGGCGACGGGCCGCGCGGGCCAGCAAAGCGGGATGGCAAGGACGCGCCCCGGCGATCGCCCAAGCGCGGAACCAAGGCCAGCGGTAAGGCGGCGCAGAAGGCTGCCGTCCAGCTGGGGCCACGCGAAAAGGCCGAATGGTCTCCGCTTGGCGGAGCCGGCGGCCCGCTGGACAAGACCAAGGACGAACAGCGTATCGCCAAGCTGATGGCCCGCGCCGGCGTGGCCTCCCGCCGTGAAGTCGAGCGTATGATCGCCGACGGACGCGTCGCTCTGAACGGCCAGATTCTGGAAACGCCCGCTACGCTCCTGAAAAATCTCGACGGGGTGACGGTCGACGGCAAACCGGTGGGTGAGCCGGAGGTCGCGCGGTTATTTGCCTATCACAAACCTTCCGGCCTGCTCACCGCCGCGCGCGATCCGGGCGGGCGCCCGACGATCTACGATCGCTTGCCCCCCAATCTGCCGCGCGTGATGCCGGTCGGCCGCCTCGATCTCAACACCGAAGGGCTGCTACTGCTCACCAATGACGGCGAGTTGAAGCGCTTGATGGAGCTGCCCAAGACCGGGATCGAGCGTACCTACCGCGCGCGCGCCTTCGGCGACATCAGCCAGGAACAGCTCGAAGATCTGATCGACGGGGTCGAGGTTGACGGCATGCGCTACGGCAAGATCGACGCCAATCTGGAACGGCGCACCGGCCGCAACCAGTGGATCGAAATGACGCTGACCGAAGGCAAGAACCGCGAAGTTCGCAAAGTGCTCGAACATCTCGGCCTGCAGGTCTCCCGCCTCATCCGCACGCGCTACGGCCCGTTCACGATCGGCGATCTGCAGCCCGGCGACGTCAGCGAGATCAAGCGCGGCGATCTGGAACGGTTCGTAAAAGAGCTAGGCTGA
- a CDS encoding AmpG family muropeptide MFS transporter, with protein sequence MTETVEYTGWRRSLPEGVRPYTEAAPLAALFLGISSGFPFAMIAATLSTRLAQSGIEKSTVTAFALTFLAYNFKWLWAPLIDAIKLPILGRVGQRVSWLWLTAAFVMAAIIYLGVLDPKADIAQVAVAAILVGVAGATFDIVIDAYRIELLEPRQLGVGSGMSQYGWRIGAAAAGGLALVVAERAGWSTAYIACSFFALFAFFTGLIMGEPARRQAPKPLKGPVAAAIAYVSPLAEFFKRSGAFLVLLFVLVHKIGDTLANLTFRLLFEDLGFSNDEIALYDVGLGFWALLIGVFVGGVMYARLGMKKSVLISLILMMISNFGFAGLAAVGHSNAAMAAAIGFENFASGIGGVAVVAYLSALCNLQFTATQFALLSAAASIVGRFLTGTTAGALIEGMGFVNFYLLTTVAALPGVILFWWMIRTGLVDRSIGTAGTETDETVQEPEAQS encoded by the coding sequence ATGACCGAAACGGTGGAATATACAGGCTGGCGGCGCAGTCTGCCGGAAGGCGTGCGGCCCTATACCGAAGCCGCGCCGCTGGCAGCTCTGTTCCTGGGCATCTCCTCCGGCTTCCCGTTCGCGATGATCGCGGCCACTTTGTCCACGCGCCTCGCGCAGTCAGGCATTGAAAAGAGCACGGTTACCGCCTTCGCACTGACCTTCCTGGCCTATAATTTCAAATGGCTCTGGGCCCCGCTGATCGATGCGATCAAGCTGCCAATTCTTGGCCGGGTGGGACAGCGCGTAAGCTGGCTGTGGCTGACCGCCGCCTTTGTGATGGCGGCGATCATTTATCTGGGTGTGCTGGATCCCAAGGCGGACATCGCGCAGGTGGCCGTCGCAGCAATTCTGGTGGGTGTTGCGGGCGCAACCTTCGATATCGTGATCGACGCCTATCGCATCGAGCTGCTGGAGCCGCGGCAGCTGGGCGTGGGTTCGGGCATGAGCCAATATGGCTGGCGCATCGGCGCGGCGGCGGCGGGCGGCCTCGCGCTAGTGGTGGCCGAGCGCGCAGGGTGGAGCACCGCCTATATTGCTTGCAGCTTCTTCGCCCTGTTCGCCTTCTTCACCGGCCTGATCATGGGGGAGCCAGCGCGGCGGCAGGCACCGAAACCGCTCAAGGGCCCGGTGGCCGCGGCGATCGCCTATGTCAGTCCGCTAGCGGAATTCTTCAAGCGATCCGGCGCGTTCCTGGTGCTGCTATTCGTGCTGGTTCACAAGATCGGCGACACGCTGGCGAACCTTACCTTCCGGCTGTTGTTCGAAGATCTCGGTTTTTCCAACGATGAGATCGCGCTGTACGATGTTGGCCTCGGTTTCTGGGCGCTGTTGATCGGCGTGTTCGTGGGCGGCGTGATGTATGCGCGCCTCGGCATGAAGAAATCCGTACTGATCAGCCTGATCCTGATGATGATTTCGAATTTCGGGTTCGCAGGGTTGGCCGCGGTCGGCCACAGCAATGCCGCGATGGCCGCAGCGATAGGGTTCGAAAACTTTGCCAGCGGTATCGGCGGCGTCGCCGTGGTCGCTTACCTCTCCGCGCTCTGCAATCTGCAGTTCACTGCGACGCAGTTCGCTCTGCTTTCGGCCGCGGCCAGCATCGTCGGACGTTTCCTGACCGGCACCACGGCGGGGGCGCTGATCGAGGGCATGGGCTTCGTCAATTTCTACCTGCTCACCACGGTGGCAGCGCTGCCGGGCGTCATCCTGTTCTGGTGGATGATCCGCACCGGCCTCGTCGATCGATCGATCGGTACGGCAGGGACCGAGACCGACGAGACCGTGCAGGAGCCCGAAGCGCAGAGCTAG
- a CDS encoding DUF6628 family protein has protein sequence MTDRPRPKSDQADRSHADGPNDPAPRHCRMLPHPAPEHETTRMLLFAFRRMAQHGLRDAVAAERMLGHFGAHFRAPLILLRAFVLELAQKGERNIAIAHCCTPRMTADEAAILAVLNDPETSAPQLTALLGGADAAHARQIAECLTHQLAGARA, from the coding sequence ATGACCGACCGCCCACGCCCGAAATCCGATCAAGCGGATCGCAGCCATGCTGATGGCCCGAACGACCCCGCACCGCGCCACTGCCGCATGCTTCCGCACCCTGCCCCGGAGCACGAAACCACCCGCATGCTCCTGTTCGCGTTTCGGCGCATGGCGCAGCATGGCCTGCGCGATGCCGTCGCGGCGGAGAGGATGCTGGGCCACTTCGGTGCGCATTTCCGCGCGCCGCTCATTCTCCTACGCGCTTTCGTGCTGGAGCTGGCGCAGAAAGGCGAGCGCAACATTGCCATCGCGCATTGCTGCACCCCGCGCATGACGGCGGACGAGGCGGCGATCCTGGCCGTGCTGAACGATCCGGAAACCTCCGCGCCGCAGCTGACGGCGCTGCTGGGCGGCGCGGATGCGGCGCACGCCCGGCAGATCGCCGAATGTCTGACGCACCAACTCGCCGGAGCGCGCGCCTAG
- a CDS encoding bifunctional folylpolyglutamate synthase/dihydrofolate synthase, whose protein sequence is MANLDGAISSDAAVQRQLDRLNALSLPQGRIGLDAMRVLMERLGHPEKTLPPVLHIAGTNGKGSTAAFLRAMLEADGKRVHVYTSPHLVRFNERIRLGGSLIEDALLAELLEEVLDQAGDLGASFFEVTTAAAFLAFSRTPAEACVIEVGLGGRLDATNVIPVPAVCGIAALGIDHEAFLLSEEPGSPPDPMTRIAWEKAGIAKTGTPLVTQLYAPDMMEAIGTVAESTGAPLFRRGADWTAEVREGRLRYRDAAGVLDLPLPSLPGGHQADNAALAAAMLRHQRSISIADSAIARGITAAHWPARLQRLQPGPLANLLPDTRIWLDGGHNLNAGEALGDFFKTRGAPMPIVIGMLSNKNPDALLAHLKPTAIVALPVPGHESHPATAFGGYPASVTEAADIESALRLFIADPPEELLIAGSLYLAGDVLRQNEQAPS, encoded by the coding sequence TTGGCTAATCTCGACGGTGCCATCTCCTCCGATGCTGCGGTCCAGCGCCAGCTCGACCGGCTGAACGCGCTATCCCTGCCGCAGGGTCGCATCGGACTGGATGCAATGCGCGTTCTGATGGAGCGGCTTGGCCATCCCGAGAAGACCTTGCCTCCCGTCCTGCATATCGCCGGCACCAACGGCAAAGGCTCCACCGCTGCATTCCTGCGCGCCATGCTGGAGGCAGACGGCAAGCGCGTTCATGTGTACACCAGCCCGCATCTCGTGCGCTTCAACGAGCGCATAAGGCTGGGTGGCTCGCTGATCGAGGACGCGCTTCTTGCCGAATTGCTGGAGGAGGTGCTCGATCAGGCGGGCGATCTCGGTGCGAGTTTCTTCGAAGTTACCACTGCCGCTGCCTTCCTGGCATTCTCCCGAACGCCCGCGGAGGCCTGTGTGATCGAAGTCGGTCTGGGCGGCCGGCTCGATGCCACCAACGTCATCCCTGTCCCCGCCGTCTGCGGCATTGCCGCGCTAGGCATCGATCACGAGGCGTTCCTGCTGTCCGAAGAACCAGGCAGCCCGCCCGATCCGATGACCCGCATCGCCTGGGAAAAAGCAGGTATCGCAAAGACAGGGACACCGCTGGTCACACAGCTCTACGCGCCGGATATGATGGAAGCCATCGGTACAGTGGCAGAAAGCACCGGCGCCCCACTTTTCCGGCGCGGCGCTGACTGGACCGCAGAGGTTCGGGAGGGCCGGTTGCGCTATCGTGACGCGGCAGGCGTGCTGGACCTGCCCCTCCCCAGCCTGCCCGGTGGCCATCAGGCAGACAATGCCGCGCTCGCTGCCGCCATGCTGCGGCATCAGCGATCGATATCGATCGCGGACAGCGCAATCGCGCGTGGGATCACGGCGGCGCACTGGCCCGCGCGGCTGCAGCGCCTTCAGCCCGGTCCGCTCGCCAATCTCCTGCCGGATACGCGCATCTGGCTCGATGGCGGCCATAATCTCAATGCGGGCGAAGCGTTGGGCGATTTTTTCAAGACGCGCGGCGCGCCGATGCCCATCGTGATCGGCATGCTCTCCAACAAGAATCCGGACGCGCTGCTCGCGCATCTCAAGCCGACGGCGATCGTTGCGCTGCCCGTTCCGGGGCACGAATCGCATCCGGCAACCGCATTCGGTGGATATCCGGCGTCGGTCACCGAAGCGGCCGACATCGAATCCGCGCTGCGGCTCTTCATAGCCGATCCTCCGGAAGAACTGCTTATCGCGGGATCGCTATATCTTGCCGGCGACGTGCTGCGGCAAAACGAGCAGGCGCCAAGCTGA
- the accD gene encoding acetyl-CoA carboxylase, carboxyltransferase subunit beta, protein MSWLNRVRNAIPFVAKRETSEHLWHKCKGCGEMVFLKEYEDNQNVCPNCGHHGRIRPEPRFEALFDKGSWKMLPTPMVREDPLKFRDSKRYVDRLKQARQATGESDALINAIGEIEKQKAVIGVQDFAFMGGSMGLGVGEAFILGTKAAIENDCPYIIFTASGGARMQEGILSLMQMPKMTVGVERLKAAGLPYIVVLTDPTSGGVMASYALLGDLHLAEPGATLAFTGRRVIENTIREKLPDDFQTSEYLLDHGMVDMIVDRHDLRERLSTLIGYLMANRQDKAA, encoded by the coding sequence ATGAGCTGGCTCAACCGCGTTCGCAACGCCATTCCCTTCGTCGCCAAGCGCGAGACGTCCGAACATCTCTGGCACAAGTGCAAGGGCTGCGGCGAGATGGTGTTCCTCAAGGAATATGAGGACAATCAGAATGTCTGCCCCAATTGCGGGCATCATGGGCGCATTCGTCCCGAACCGAGGTTCGAGGCGCTGTTCGACAAGGGAAGCTGGAAAATGCTGCCCACCCCGATGGTGCGCGAAGACCCGCTGAAATTCCGCGATTCCAAACGCTATGTGGATCGCCTGAAGCAGGCGCGGCAGGCCACCGGTGAAAGCGATGCGCTGATCAACGCGATCGGCGAGATCGAGAAGCAGAAGGCCGTGATCGGGGTGCAGGATTTCGCCTTCATGGGCGGGTCCATGGGTCTTGGCGTTGGCGAAGCGTTCATCCTGGGCACCAAGGCGGCGATCGAGAACGATTGCCCCTACATCATCTTCACCGCCAGTGGCGGTGCGCGCATGCAGGAGGGGATCCTTTCGCTGATGCAGATGCCCAAGATGACGGTGGGCGTGGAGCGGCTGAAGGCAGCGGGCCTCCCCTATATCGTCGTGCTGACCGATCCCACATCGGGCGGCGTGATGGCCAGCTATGCGCTGCTGGGCGATCTGCATCTGGCAGAACCCGGCGCCACCCTGGCCTTTACGGGCCGCCGCGTGATCGAAAACACGATCCGCGAAAAGCTGCCCGACGATTTCCAGACCAGCGAATATCTGCTCGATCACGGCATGGTCGACATGATCGTGGACCGCCATGATCTGCGCGAACGGCTGTCCACGCTGATCGGCTATCTGATGGCGAACCGGCAGGACAAGGCGGCGTAA
- the trpA gene encoding tryptophan synthase subunit alpha, translating into MTRIPDAFAKTHAALVCFVTAGDGDTAANLDALVEGGADVIELGMPFTDPMADGPAIQAANLRSLAKGTTTADILNIARAFRQRHPEVPLILMGYANPMARRGPEWFAEAASEAGVDGVICVDLAPEEDAELGPALREKGIAPIRLATPTTDEHRLPTVLDGASGFLYYVSVAGVTGKQQATGGSIGEAVAKLKAATDLPIAVGFGIRTPDQAAEVARHADGVVVGSAIVDLIAEHGDHAPAKVRDYVRSLSEAIRSAQA; encoded by the coding sequence ATGACCCGCATCCCCGACGCCTTCGCCAAGACCCACGCCGCGCTCGTCTGCTTCGTTACGGCGGGCGATGGCGATACCGCCGCGAACCTCGATGCGCTCGTCGAAGGCGGCGCGGACGTGATCGAACTGGGCATGCCGTTCACCGATCCGATGGCCGATGGCCCGGCGATCCAGGCGGCAAACCTGCGCAGCCTGGCCAAGGGCACCACCACCGCGGATATCCTGAACATCGCGCGCGCTTTCCGGCAGCGTCATCCCGAGGTGCCGCTGATCCTGATGGGTTACGCCAATCCGATGGCACGGCGCGGACCCGAATGGTTTGCCGAGGCAGCGTCCGAAGCGGGCGTCGATGGCGTGATATGCGTCGATCTGGCGCCTGAAGAGGACGCCGAACTTGGTCCCGCACTGCGCGAAAAGGGCATTGCACCGATCCGCCTTGCCACGCCCACCACCGATGAACATCGCCTGCCCACCGTGCTCGATGGCGCCAGCGGCTTCCTCTATTATGTCTCCGTCGCCGGCGTCACCGGCAAGCAGCAGGCGACCGGCGGCAGCATCGGCGAAGCGGTGGCAAAGCTGAAGGCGGCCACGGATCTTCCGATCGCGGTAGGCTTCGGCATCCGCACGCCCGATCAGGCCGCCGAAGTGGCGCGCCATGCGGACGGCGTTGTCGTCGGTTCCGCCATCGTCGATTTGATCGCCGAACATGGCGACCACGCCCCGGCAAAGGTTAGGGACTATGTCCGCAGCCTCTCCGAAGCTATACGCTCCGCCCAAGCCTAA
- the trpB gene encoding tryptophan synthase subunit beta, whose translation MTETPLPNGFRSGPDERGHFGAYGGRYVAETLMPLILDLEREYRAAKEDAAFKAEFDDLLANYVGRPSPLYYAERLTEHVRESAPAGKGAQIWFKRDELNHTGAHKINNCVGQILLARRMGKTRIIAETGAGQHGVATATVAARFGLPCVIYMGARDMERQAPNVFRMKLLGAEVIGVESGARTLKDAMNEALRDWVANVHDTFYIIGTAAGPHPYPELVRDFQSVIGTEAKAQLQTRTGRLPDLLVAAIGGGSNAIGLFHPFLDDPDVKMLGVEAAGEGLEKKHAASLAGGAPGILHGNKTYLLQDEDGQIAEAHSISAGLDYPGIGPEHSWLKDSGRVDYVSATDEEALSAFQLLCKTEGIIPALEPAHAIAKVIEAARDMDEDRIVLANLCGRGDKDIFTVADALGVAI comes from the coding sequence ATGACCGAGACTCCTCTCCCCAACGGCTTCCGCTCCGGCCCGGACGAGCGCGGCCATTTCGGCGCCTATGGCGGCCGCTATGTCGCCGAAACGCTGATGCCACTGATCTTGGATTTGGAGCGCGAATATCGCGCCGCCAAAGAGGATGCTGCTTTCAAGGCCGAGTTCGACGATCTTCTTGCAAACTATGTCGGCCGCCCCTCCCCGCTTTATTATGCCGAGCGGCTGACGGAACATGTTCGCGAAAGCGCCCCTGCCGGCAAGGGCGCGCAAATCTGGTTCAAGCGCGATGAGCTGAACCATACCGGCGCGCACAAGATCAACAATTGCGTCGGCCAGATCCTGCTCGCGCGCCGCATGGGCAAGACGCGGATCATCGCGGAAACTGGCGCGGGCCAGCACGGCGTGGCCACCGCCACCGTCGCCGCGCGCTTCGGCCTGCCCTGCGTCATCTACATGGGCGCGCGCGACATGGAGCGGCAGGCGCCCAATGTCTTCCGCATGAAGCTGCTCGGCGCCGAGGTGATCGGCGTCGAGAGCGGCGCGCGCACGCTCAAGGACGCGATGAATGAGGCGCTGCGCGATTGGGTCGCGAACGTCCACGACACCTTCTACATCATCGGCACCGCGGCTGGCCCGCACCCCTATCCGGAGCTGGTCCGCGACTTTCAGAGCGTGATCGGCACCGAAGCCAAGGCGCAGCTGCAGACGCGCACCGGCCGCCTGCCCGATCTGCTGGTCGCCGCGATCGGCGGGGGCAGCAATGCGATCGGCCTGTTTCACCCGTTCCTCGACGACCCAGACGTGAAGATGCTCGGCGTGGAAGCAGCGGGCGAAGGCCTGGAGAAAAAGCACGCCGCCAGCCTCGCAGGCGGCGCGCCCGGCATCCTTCACGGCAACAAGACCTATCTCTTGCAGGATGAAGACGGCCAGATCGCCGAGGCACATTCGATCAGCGCCGGCCTCGATTATCCCGGCATCGGCCCGGAACATAGCTGGCTGAAAGATTCGGGCCGCGTCGATTATGTGTCCGCCACCGACGAGGAAGCGCTCAGCGCGTTCCAGCTGCTCTGCAAGACCGAGGGCATCATTCCTGCGCTGGAGCCGGCTCATGCCATCGCCAAGGTAATCGAAGCTGCGCGCGACATGGACGAGGACCGGATCGTCCTCGCCAATCTCTGCGGCCGCGGAGACAAGGACATCTTTACCGTGGCTGACGCGCTGGGTGTGGCAATATGA
- a CDS encoding phosphoribosylanthranilate isomerase — protein MTDIKICGLSTRDSFDAAIDAGATHVGLVHFEPSPRHVSLEDAAKLRRRAPGDVKVVLLLVNADPMATAKAVQEVQPDVIQFHGREAPQWLAALRGKLPMEIWKAFGVRDAQQIANAYQFDQAADRMLYDAPAKKLPGGNGEGFDWSIVAEHDHHLPWGLAGGLDPENVVEAMATTGAPLVDVSSGVESAPGVKDVDLIRRFCEAVRAFDAPRN, from the coding sequence ATGACCGACATTAAAATCTGCGGCCTATCCACCCGAGACAGCTTTGACGCTGCAATCGACGCAGGCGCGACCCATGTCGGGCTCGTCCATTTCGAACCCAGCCCACGCCACGTCTCGCTGGAAGACGCCGCAAAGCTCCGCCGCCGCGCACCGGGCGACGTCAAGGTGGTGCTGCTGCTCGTCAACGCCGATCCGATGGCGACTGCAAAGGCGGTGCAGGAAGTGCAGCCCGATGTAATCCAGTTTCACGGGCGGGAGGCGCCGCAATGGCTCGCCGCACTGCGCGGCAAGCTGCCGATGGAAATCTGGAAGGCGTTCGGCGTGCGCGATGCCCAGCAGATCGCCAATGCCTATCAGTTCGATCAGGCTGCGGACCGCATGCTGTATGATGCGCCCGCCAAGAAGCTGCCGGGTGGCAATGGCGAGGGGTTCGACTGGTCGATCGTTGCCGAGCACGATCATCATCTGCCCTGGGGGCTTGCCGGCGGTCTTGATCCCGAAAACGTCGTCGAGGCGATGGCTACCACAGGCGCGCCGCTGGTCGATGTGTCTTCCGGCGTGGAAAGTGCGCCCGGCGTCAAGGATGTGGACTTGATCCGGCGCTTCTGCGAAGCGGTCCGCGCGTTCGACGCCCCGCGAAACTAG
- the pyrF gene encoding orotidine-5'-phosphate decarboxylase, whose product MTNPLYAAIDTPYLDHACDLARKLKGQVGGLKLGLEFFCANGHHGVHEIAHFGMPIFLDLKLHDIPNTVAKAMQAIHVLEPAIVTVHASGGRAMMEDAKAAAGVSTKVVAVTLLTSLDEEDMASTGISGSPHDQVRRLADLAAEAGLDGIVCSGHEVKAAHQAWKDGFFVVPGLRPANGEEGDQKRTVTPRAARDAGASVLVVGRPITKADDPAAAARAISGTL is encoded by the coding sequence ATGACCAACCCGCTCTACGCCGCGATCGACACCCCCTATCTGGATCACGCCTGCGATCTGGCCAGAAAACTGAAAGGTCAGGTCGGCGGCCTGAAGCTGGGCCTGGAGTTCTTCTGCGCCAACGGCCATCATGGCGTGCATGAGATCGCCCATTTCGGGATGCCGATTTTTCTCGACCTCAAGCTGCATGATATACCCAACACCGTCGCGAAGGCGATGCAGGCTATTCATGTGCTGGAGCCGGCTATCGTCACCGTTCACGCCTCGGGCGGCCGCGCGATGATGGAGGATGCGAAGGCCGCGGCCGGCGTTTCCACGAAGGTGGTGGCGGTGACGCTGCTCACCAGCCTCGACGAAGAAGACATGGCGTCCACCGGCATCAGCGGATCGCCTCACGATCAGGTCCGCCGCCTCGCCGATCTGGCGGCAGAGGCCGGGCTCGACGGGATCGTGTGTTCGGGCCATGAGGTGAAGGCCGCGCATCAGGCGTGGAAGGACGGCTTTTTCGTGGTACCAGGCCTGCGTCCGGCCAATGGCGAAGAAGGCGATCAGAAGCGCACCGTCACGCCGCGCGCTGCACGCGATGCGGGCGCTTCCGTATTAGTCGTCGGCAGGCCGATTACCAAGGCCGATGACCCCGCCGCCGCCGCGCGCGCCATCTCGGGCACGCTGTAA
- a CDS encoding LapA family protein, whose product MQFLKTLFWVALAVALVVFSANNWEPVSIGLWGGLRMDTKLPVLVIGAFLVGFLPLYLVYRTMLWRMRRRIATLEAANRPVTTRYDRETAPLSEPARPASTIDRETDIQRGPAAI is encoded by the coding sequence ATGCAGTTTCTGAAGACCCTTTTTTGGGTGGCGTTGGCAGTGGCGCTGGTGGTGTTCTCGGCCAATAATTGGGAGCCGGTGTCGATCGGGCTGTGGGGTGGCCTGCGCATGGATACCAAGCTGCCCGTGCTGGTGATCGGCGCGTTTCTGGTCGGTTTCCTGCCTCTCTACCTTGTCTATCGCACCATGCTCTGGCGGATGCGCCGCCGTATCGCGACGCTTGAGGCCGCAAACCGCCCTGTCACGACGCGCTATGACCGCGAGACCGCTCCCCTCAGCGAACCGGCAAGGCCCGCATCGACCATTGACCGGGAGACGGATATCCAACGCGGGCCTGCCGCAATATGA
- a CDS encoding superoxide dismutase — translation MAFTLPDLPYAKTAFGDTISEDTFDYHHGKHHKAYVDKTNAAIEKTGLSSPKLSEVILHAKSQGDNGLFNNSAQVWNHSFYWECLAPEGGKPSGELKDALERDFGSVEDFKKKFKEEATGHFASGWAWLVLDGDKLEITSFHDADTPIAHQGKKPVFTLDVWEHAYYLDYQNARPDYVDALLDVVNWDFVGKNLDGKGIERADQSA, via the coding sequence ATGGCTTTCACGCTTCCCGATCTTCCCTATGCGAAGACCGCCTTCGGCGACACGATCAGCGAAGACACATTCGATTATCATCACGGCAAGCATCACAAGGCGTATGTCGACAAGACCAATGCCGCGATCGAGAAGACCGGCCTGTCCAGCCCGAAGCTGAGCGAAGTAATCCTTCACGCCAAGAGCCAGGGCGACAACGGCCTGTTCAACAACAGCGCGCAGGTTTGGAACCACAGCTTCTACTGGGAATGCCTGGCACCGGAAGGCGGCAAACCGTCTGGTGAGCTGAAGGACGCGCTGGAGCGCGATTTCGGTTCGGTCGAAGACTTCAAGAAGAAGTTCAAGGAAGAGGCGACCGGTCACTTCGCCAGCGGCTGGGCATGGCTCGTGCTGGATGGCGACAAGCTGGAAATCACCAGCTTCCATGACGCCGACACCCCCATCGCGCATCAGGGCAAAAAGCCTGTGTTCACGCTCGATGTGTGGGAGCATGCTTATTATCTCGACTATCAGAACGCGCGCCCCGACTATGTCGACGCACTGTTGGACGTCGTGAATTGGGATTTCGTCGGGAAGAATCTCGACGGCAAGGGCATCGAGCGGGCCGACCAGAGCGCCTGA
- the ispZ gene encoding septation protein IspZ, whose amino-acid sequence MTDAHGPAAATDAAPPRKKNGLLSFALDFGPLLLFFLSYRLFDPGDNPVSAAVYSTGVFMLAIVVALILSRVLLGKISPMLWLSAILVIGFGGLTIYFGDPAFIQHKPTGIYALFAITIFIGLLRGKPAIRYLLEYAFEGLSHEGWMKLSRNWALFFLFLAIANEAIIALFDFDTWLTLKVWGVTALTLIFAVANVPMLMRHGLKVDDEEEAVEVPPQG is encoded by the coding sequence GTGACCGACGCGCACGGCCCCGCCGCGGCAACCGATGCCGCGCCGCCAAGGAAGAAGAATGGCCTTCTCAGCTTCGCGCTCGATTTCGGGCCGTTGCTCTTGTTCTTCCTGTCCTATCGCCTGTTCGATCCGGGCGACAATCCGGTGTCCGCCGCGGTCTATTCGACCGGGGTGTTCATGCTCGCGATCGTCGTAGCGCTAATCTTGTCGCGCGTGCTCTTGGGCAAAATATCGCCGATGCTTTGGCTATCGGCGATCCTCGTCATCGGCTTTGGCGGCTTGACCATCTATTTCGGCGATCCTGCGTTCATCCAGCACAAGCCGACCGGCATCTACGCGCTCTTTGCTATCACCATCTTCATCGGGCTGCTTCGGGGCAAACCGGCAATCCGCTATTTGCTGGAATATGCCTTCGAAGGACTGTCGCACGAAGGCTGGATGAAGCTGTCGCGCAACTGGGCGCTGTTTTTCCTGTTCCTCGCCATCGCAAACGAGGCAATCATAGCGCTGTTCGATTTCGATACCTGGCTGACTCTGAAGGTGTGGGGCGTCACGGCGCTTACGCTGATCTTTGCGGTTGCCAACGTGCCCATGCTGATGCGCCACGGCCTGAAAGTGGATGACGAGGAGGAAGCGGTCGAAGTCCCGCCGCAGGGGTGA